From Pseudobdellovibrio exovorus JSS, a single genomic window includes:
- a CDS encoding TonB family protein yields the protein MPKNMPNKSQPDDLKRSIGISILLHGILISLFAIRSLFFSEPLIDLSQAITVSVGELPDNNRLPPKAQPAQAVAKEEPAPAKPEPVAEPEPEPAPKPVAKPEPAPPAAPKETVKAEPDKTKMPPKNIAKDDEVNLEKSRARQREALNRLKTQSALEKIRQDVKNESATRVRNSNAAPMPTRVIAAGSALSGLDQLQANDYLSAVDRNIKQVWTLPQWLMNKPYKTQVLVKISTQGQILSTDIISSSGNSSYDQYCLEAVEKAAPFPQVPDKLSEKFRVDGIVIGFPE from the coding sequence GTGCCAAAGAACATGCCTAACAAATCACAACCAGATGATTTGAAAAGAAGTATTGGGATCTCCATACTTCTTCATGGCATTCTTATTTCTCTATTTGCTATTCGCTCTTTATTTTTTTCTGAACCTCTTATCGACTTATCACAGGCGATTACTGTCAGTGTGGGCGAACTTCCCGACAACAATCGCTTACCGCCGAAAGCACAACCCGCGCAGGCTGTAGCCAAAGAAGAACCCGCACCAGCGAAACCAGAGCCAGTGGCTGAACCGGAGCCAGAGCCTGCTCCTAAGCCTGTAGCTAAACCGGAGCCAGCTCCACCAGCAGCTCCTAAAGAAACAGTTAAGGCAGAGCCAGACAAAACTAAAATGCCTCCGAAAAATATAGCGAAAGACGATGAAGTCAACTTAGAGAAAAGCCGTGCACGCCAACGTGAAGCTTTAAATCGTCTGAAAACTCAATCCGCATTGGAAAAAATTCGCCAAGACGTCAAAAATGAATCTGCAACGCGTGTTCGCAATAGTAATGCGGCTCCAATGCCGACACGTGTGATTGCAGCAGGAAGTGCGCTGAGTGGCTTAGATCAGTTGCAAGCCAATGACTATTTAAGTGCTGTGGATCGCAATATCAAACAAGTGTGGACACTGCCACAGTGGCTGATGAATAAACCATATAAGACTCAAGTCCTCGTGAAGATTAGTACCCAAGGCCAAATTCTTTCTACAGATATTATTTCCTCTAGCGGAAACAGCAGCTATGACCAATACTGTCTTGAGGCCGTAGAAAAGGCAGCGCCTTTTCCTCAAGTGCCCGACAAGTTAAGTGAAAAATTTCGCGTAGATGGAATTGTGATCGGGTTCCCAGAATAA